CGGTTCCCCAAGGCTCAAGTGCGCGGACGCGGTCAGCGCGCCGGTTGTGGCGTCGATGGCGTAAACGTAGATGTAGCGCTCGCTGCCGGTCACATAGGCGAACTTGCCTCGTGGATCGATCGTCACGCTCGAAAAGCCAGGACTGTTGCTGTTTTGTCCTGCGTTCGGAAGCGAGCCTGCGAGTTTCAGCGCTCCCGTTGCGTCGATCGTGTATGTGGAGATCGTGTTATGAAAGTAGTCGAGAATGTAAGCGAACCTATTTGAAGGCGCGATCGCGAGCGAGCTGGTTCCGATATCTTGCGACCGGGCAAAAGGCGAGCCCGGTATCGGTATCAATTTGCCCGTCGCGGGATCGATCGAGAATGCGGAGATGCCCACACTGGAAACGACGTACACATGGCGACCGCGCGGATCGATGACGACTCCAACAGGCCCTTCGGGGCTGTAATCCAACGCGAATGGAGAACCTCGCGTTTGCATCAGCTTCCCGGTCCGCGGCTCGATCGCATAAGCGGAAATGTTCTGGGATTGCTTGTTGATGACATAAGCAAAGTCGCCGCTCGGAGCGATCGCCGCAAGCGACGGCTCTGAACCTGCCGCGAACGGCGAACCGGCAACGAGCGATAGATTGCCGGTCGCATCGTCGATCTTGTAGGCCAAAATGCTATTCGAACTGCGGACTTCGCCAAAGATCGTGGAATACGGGACGACGAGCATGGCGGGGGTGTTCTGAATTACGGACCTTGGAAGTCCACTGCTTTTGCTATCGGCTAACAGCGTCGCAAAGGCAACCAGCACCGCCGACAGGTTTCGCATGGTCTCTAGTTTTGAACAACTGTCCTAAAGCCTTCGGGTGAGTTTTCGCTAGGTCCCGACATGTGTGCGAGAGACCCGTCAACGATAAACGTTTCCAAGAGGAAGCGCACAAGTTGAAATGAAGCAGCAGTACGCGTGAAACCTATCGGTGCGGTTCTGCTCTTTTCCGTCTCAATGGTTATCGCGATCCCGGCGCGAGGATTTGACTACGGCGATCCCGCCGTGCTTGATGGGCGGCCCTGGCCCGCAAAGCGTCTGCCGTGCACCGACGCAACGGTTTCGCAGGTTCGGCCGCGCCTGGATGGTTCCGATTCGCGAAAGGTCTTTGCTAAGGCGGAGTTCGATTCCGGCGTGGAAGTGATCTTTGCCCTGCCCAAGGGCTACCGCTTTTTTAACGCACAATATGGTATCCAGGCATCGGTAACGCATTATCAAGGCGAAACGCAGAACTCGCTGATGATGAGCGAGAAGCCGGGCGATCGCGTTCAGGTCTGCTTGGTCGGGACGCCTACGCCGGAATACAGCACGCAAGAAAAGCGCTGGATCTGCAATCCGGACTACGACGCGCGAGGGTACATCTTTCGCGTTTACGACTACAAGCGACATGCGACCTACGACGGCCCTTCCACCGAACACGGCTGCGGCGGGGCGTAGCGGTGTTGCACCCGAATGGTGCTACTTAGCGAAACTACGTAACGCGGCTGTGATCTCGGGT
This Candidatus Eremiobacterota bacterium DNA region includes the following protein-coding sequences:
- a CDS encoding beta-propeller fold lactonase family protein; the protein is MRNLSAVLVAFATLLADSKSSGLPRSVIQNTPAMLVVPYSTIFGEVRSSNSILAYKIDDATGNLSLVAGSPFAAGSEPSLAAIAPSGDFAYVINKQSQNISAYAIEPRTGKLMQTRGSPFALDYSPEGPVGVVIDPRGRHVYVVSSVGISAFSIDPATGKLIPIPGSPFARSQDIGTSSLAIAPSNRFAYILDYFHNTISTYTIDATGALKLAGSLPNAGQNSNSPGFSSVTIDPRGKFAYVTGSERYIYVYAIDATTGALTASAHLSLGEPGVSALAGFAIDPTGRFAYALDAALNQIDALVLDPTSGKLKALAPPNYSRSAGGSPYSLTVDPTGKFAYVLNPRAIYAYRIDAGSGRLTPLVRAPFAVAASTTDPVARWFDSGLCAAFESISLSDAHPQPFAKHDSNLVFDRPMTPLTSWYFYDPKGHYALHYPRSDGGGTIALRVAAGPPPRGVPPADLSWLQTTSGIKLGSRAAAVVNALGEPKIVNGCNEQLYVYVNRTGEPLPIEFTIRNGIVIEISEERGG